GCGATCCCGCCCGGCGCCACCTTCGTGTACGAGTTCGAGCTGAGCGATGCCGGCACCTTCATGTACCACCCGCACGCCAATGAAATGACGCAGATGGCGCTCGGGCTGATGGGCATGTTCATTGTCCATCCGCAGGGCGGCGATCCGGCGCCGGTGGACCGCGATTACGTGTTTCTGCTGCATAACTGGGCGTTGCCGCCGGGCAGTGAGCGGCCGGACCCGTCAGTGATGACCGACTTTGATCTGTGGACCATGAACGGCAAGGTGTTCCCGTCCATTGATCCAGTGGTGGCGGCCACCGGTGAGCGGGTGCGCATCCGCCTTGGCAACCTGTCGATGTGGAACCATCCGATGCACATGCACGGTGTGCACTTCGACGTGACCGGCAACGAAGCCGGGCGCTGGCCGTCGGCGCAGTGGCGGCGGGAGGTCACCGAGATCGTGGCGGTGGGGCAAACCCGTGATCTGGAGTTCGATGCGGTGGCCGGCGACTGGGCGTTCCACTGCCACATGTCGCATCACACCATGAACGCCATGGGCCACGAGATCACCAACCCGGTGGGTGTGCAGCAGCAGGACCTGCAAGGCCAGTTCGACCGCCTGCTGCCGGGACACATGGCGATGGGTGATGGCGGCATGATCGAGCACCAGCAGCACGTGGAGGCCGGACACATGCCAGGGCCACCCAATACGCTGGCAATGATGGCCGGTCACGGCCAGTTCGGCGCCATTGGTATGGGCGGCATGATGACGGTGGTGAAGGTGCGTGATGGGTTGCCGAAAGGCAGCACCGCCGATCCTGGACACTACCGCCATCCGGCTGGGACGGTGGCGCGGGCGGTGCAGCAGGCGCCGCCGTTGGTGCGCCGCCCGCAGTGACGGTTCGGCGCACTGTGTGGCGTCAGAACGCGCACTAACAGTGTTGGGTTTGGTGCCATCAAAAAACCCGCAGCGGTAGACCGCTGCGGGCTTTTTTTAGTGTGAGGCGCGGTGACTTACTCGGCCGGCTGCACCTCGAATTGCAGCGTCCAGGTTTGCGCACTGGTGGCCACCTGCGGGTCGCTGTAGGCCACCTCGGTGAGGTGGAAGCGCGCGTAGCTG
The sequence above is a segment of the Alcanivorax sp. REN37 genome. Coding sequences within it:
- a CDS encoding multicopper oxidase family protein, translating into MKRRDFLLSAGAWVSAGAALSSVTAAAVAAPASAGRAAPGPSVPVITPNGWSLPSRWVKGAREFHLVAEEVRHEFGPGSVARCWGYNGGTPGPTLEAIQGETVRLYVTNKLPEPTTVHWHGLRLPCGMDGVAGLTQPAIPPGATFVYEFELSDAGTFMYHPHANEMTQMALGLMGMFIVHPQGGDPAPVDRDYVFLLHNWALPPGSERPDPSVMTDFDLWTMNGKVFPSIDPVVAATGERVRIRLGNLSMWNHPMHMHGVHFDVTGNEAGRWPSAQWRREVTEIVAVGQTRDLEFDAVAGDWAFHCHMSHHTMNAMGHEITNPVGVQQQDLQGQFDRLLPGHMAMGDGGMIEHQQHVEAGHMPGPPNTLAMMAGHGQFGAIGMGGMMTVVKVRDGLPKGSTADPGHYRHPAGTVARAVQQAPPLVRRPQ